The Stutzerimonas stutzeri DNA window CCACCTCCGGTGACACCGGTTCGGCAGCCATCGAAGGCTGCCGCCGTTGCGAGAACGTCGATATCTTCATCTTGCACCCGCATCAGCGCGTGTCGGAAGTGCAGCGCCGGCAGATGACCACTATCCTCGGCGACAACATCCATAACATCGCCATCGAAGGCAATTTCGATGACTGCCAGGAGATGGTCAAGGCCAGCTTCGCCGACCAGGGGTTCCTCAAGGGCACCCGCCTGGTGGCAGTCAACTCGATCAACTGGGCGCGGATCATGGCCCAGATCGTCTACTACTTCCATGCCGCACTGCAGCTGGGCGGCCCGGCGCGTTCGGTCGCCTTCTCGGTCCCGACCGGCAATTTCGGTGACATCTTCGCCGGCTACCTGGCGCGCAACATGGGGCTGCCGATCAATCAGCTGATCGTTGCCACCAACCGCAACGACATCCTGCACCGTTTCATGTCCGGCAATCACTACGACAAGGACACGCTGCATCCCTCGCTGTCGCCGTCCATGGACATCATGGTGTCCTCCAACTTCGAACGCCTGCTGTTCGACCTGCACGGTCGCAACGGCAAGGCCGTAGCCGATCTGCTGGATGGCTTCCGCGCCAGCGGCAGACTTTCGGTGGAAGAGGATCGCTGGGCCGAAGCGCGTCGACTCTTCGATTCGCTGGCGGTGGACGACGAGCAGACTTGCGCGACCATCGCCCGGGTGTTCAAGGAGACCGGTGAGGTGCTCGATCCGCATACCGCCATCGGCGTGCACGCCGCTCGTGAATGCCGTCGTAGCCTGAGCATCCCGATGGTCACGCTGGGCACCGCGCATCCGGTGAAATTCCCGGATGCGGTGGAGAAGGCCGGTATCGGTCAGGCGCTGGCGCTGCCGGCGCACCTTGCCGACCTGTTCGAGCGCAGCGAGCGGTGCACGGTGTTGCCAAACGAGCTCAAGGCGGTGCAGGCCTTCGTCGGCCAGCACGGCAATCGCGGCAAGCCGCTCTAAGGGACGGTGATGTAAAAAAGGCCAGTCATGTGACTGGCCTTTTTCGTTCTAGAGTGGGGCGAGCGACAAACGTCGCCTCGCACATCGGCATCGGGCGGTGCTAGTCGTCGAACTCTTCCCAGCCGCCCATTTCCTTCCAGCGATTGACGATCCCGCAGAACAGCTCGGCGGTCTTCTCGGTGTCGTAGCGGGCCGAATGCGCCTCGCGACCGTCGAAATCGATGCCCGCGGCCTGGCAGGCCTTGGCCAGCACGGTCTGGCCGTAGGCGAGGCCGGCGAGGGTGGCGGTATCGAAGCTGGAAAAGGGGTGGAAGGGGTTGCGCTTGATCTCGCAGCGGGCAATGGCAGCGTTCAGGAAGCCCAGGTCGAAGCTGCTGTTATGCCCGACCAAAATGGCACGCTTGCAGCCGGCGGACTTCACCGCCTTGCGCACGCTGCGGAAGATGTCGGTCAGCGCCTGCTGTTCGGGTACCGCCATGCGCAACGGGTGATCGAGCTTGATGCCGGTGAACTCCAGCGCGGCCGGTTCGATATTGGCGCCGGCGAAGGGCTCGACCCGGTAGAACAGCGTGTCCTGCGGGTAAAGCAGGCCTTGTTCGTCCATACCGATGGTGACTGCGGCGATCTCCAACAGTGCATCGGTCGCGCAGTTGAATCCACCGCACTCGACATCGATCACCACCGGCAGGAAGCCGCGGAAGCGCCGCGCCATGGGCGAGCGGGGCTTGCCGGGCAGGTGCTCCTCGAGTTCGTCTTCGAAGTGTTCCTCGCTCATGCATTGCTCTCCAGGCGCCAGTGCAGGCGTTCGCCCGCGCGCAACGGGACCACGACCTGTTCGCCGAACGGCAGGCTGGCCGGGACGTTCCACTCCGTGCGCACCAGCGTGATCTCATCCGTATTGCGCGGCAGGCCATAGAAATCAGGACCGAAATGGCTGGCGAAGGGTTCCAGCTTGTCCAGCGCCTGGCGCTGCTCGAAGGCTTCGGCATACAGCTCGATGGCCGCGAACGCGGTGTAGCAGCCGGCGCAGCCGCAGGCGGCTTCCTTGGCATGCTGCGCATGGGGTGCCGAGTCGGTTCCGAGAAAGAACTTCGGGCTGCCGCTGGTGGCGGCGTCCAGCAGGGCTTCCTGGTGCAGGTTGCGCTTGAGCACCGGCAGACAGAACAGGTGCGGGCGGATTCCGCCCACCAGCATGTGGTTGCGGTTGTAGAGCAGATGGTGCGCGGTGATGGTGGCGCCGACGTTGGCTCCGGCCGCCTGCACGAACTGCACGGCATCACGCGTGGTGATGTGCTCGAAGACCACCTTCAGGGTCGGGAAGCGAGCGGTGACGCGGCTCAGCTGCTCGTCGATGAAGTACTTCTCGCGATCGAAAATGTCGATCTCGCTGCGGGTGACTTCGCCGTGCACCAGCAGCGGCAGACCGACTTCGGCCATGGTTTCCAGCACGCCGAAGATATTGTCGATGGCGGTGACGCCGGAGGCCGAGTTGGTGGTGGCGCCCGCCGGGTACAGCTTGGCTGCGTGGACGAAGCCGCTGGCCTTGGCGCGGCGGATGTCGTCCGGAGTTGTACTGTCGGTGAGGTAGAGCACCATCAGCGGTTCGAAGCGACTACCCGCGGGGCGGGCCGCGAGAATGCGCTGGCGATAGGCCTCTGCCTCGTCGGCATTGCGCACCGGCGGCACCAGGTTCGGCATGATGATGGCGCGGGCGAACTGGCGAGCCGCATCCGCGACGGTATGGGGCAGGGCGGCTCCGTCGCGCAGGTGGATGTGCCAGTCGTCGGGGCGCAGCAGGGTGAGTCGGTCGGACATGCGGGGCTTTCCAGGCGGGTGAAACGTGCGCGAATGCTACCGGAAAAGCCCGGGCGGGGCACCTTGCCTTCGTCTGCGGCGGTCGACCCTCACCGCCCAACGCTCAAGTTTGCTGACCGGGCACCGATACCTAGATGGAACCAGCATCCTCCCGGAGCCCACCGTGCGCCTGCGCCCCCTCGTACTGTTGTGCCTGCTCGCTTCACCGGCCAACGCCCTGACATTCCAGACTCGGCTGGAGCGGGTGCAGTGGCAGGTGGAGGGCGATCAGTTCGAGTGTCGGCTGATCCAGCCCATCGCCGGTTTTGGCAGCGGCCAGTTCGTGCGTCGGGCCGGCGAGCAGGCAATTTTCCGCCTGCATTCCCCGGAACGCTGGCTGAGTACCGGTTCGGCGACGCTGCTGGCCGCTGCCGCGCCGTGGCAGCCTTCACGCAGCGATATCAATCTGGGGGTTGTGTCGGTGGGCGGTGGCGATATCCCGTTCAACAGCACCCAGGCGCAGGCCGGACGGCTGCTCAGCGGGTTGCTCGAAGGTCGTAGCCCGGTGGTGCGCCATCGCACGCTGCATCGCGGCGATGCGCTGGAGATCCGCCTGCTGCCGGCGCGTTTCGCCAAGGCCTACGAAGACTACCGCGCCTGCACGGCGAAATTGCTGCCGGTCAACTTCGATCAGGTGCGCCAATCGCAGATCGGCTTCCCCAGCAGCGACGTAGCGCTCGATGCGCTGGGGCGTGCCAAGCTGGACATCATCCTGCAGTACCTGCGTGCCGATCCCAGCGTGAATCGTATCCAGCTGGACGGCCATTCCGACAACAGCGGCAATCGGCTGGTCAATCGTGACCTGTCGAGACGCCGGGCGCTGGCGGTGCAGGAGTACCTGATCGCCAATGGCGTGCCGGAGCAGCAGATCACCGTGCGCTTCCATGGCGAGCGCTATCCGCTGGTGGCCAACAGCAGCGAAGCCAGCCGGGCCAAGAACCGGCGAGTCACCCTGCGTCTGGAGCGCGAGGCAGCGGCCGCGGCGAACTCGACCGAAACAGCGGCGCCATCTTCCTGACCGCGCGACCGCCGCGCCCCTGTAAAAGCAGCCCCGCGACCGGTAGAATCGCAGGTTTTCCGTATAACCCGTGGAGCTGATGGCATGGCGGACGTTAAGAAGGTAGTTCTGGCCTATTCCGGTGGCCTGGACACCTCGGTGATTCTCAAGTGGCTGCAAGACACCTACAACTGCGAAGTGGTGACCTTCACCGCCGACCTCGGCCAGGGCGAGGAGGTCGAGCCGGCCCGCGCCAAGGCTCAAGCCCTGGGCGTCAAGGAAATCTACATCGATGACCTGCGCGAAGAGTTCGTCCGCGATTTCGTCTTCCCGATGTTCCGTGCCAACAC harbors:
- the thrC gene encoding threonine synthase; the encoded protein is MRYISTRGQAPALNFEDVLLAGLASDGGLYVPENLPRFTVEEIASWAGLPYHELAFRVMRPFVAGSIPDADFKKILEETYGVFAHGAIAPLRQLNGNEWVLELFHGPTLAFKDFALQLLGRLLDYVLAKRGERVVIMGATSGDTGSAAIEGCRRCENVDIFILHPHQRVSEVQRRQMTTILGDNIHNIAIEGNFDDCQEMVKASFADQGFLKGTRLVAVNSINWARIMAQIVYYFHAALQLGGPARSVAFSVPTGNFGDIFAGYLARNMGLPINQLIVATNRNDILHRFMSGNHYDKDTLHPSLSPSMDIMVSSNFERLLFDLHGRNGKAVADLLDGFRASGRLSVEEDRWAEARRLFDSLAVDDEQTCATIARVFKETGEVLDPHTAIGVHAARECRRSLSIPMVTLGTAHPVKFPDAVEKAGIGQALALPAHLADLFERSERCTVLPNELKAVQAFVGQHGNRGKPL
- a CDS encoding OmpA family protein; the protein is MRLRPLVLLCLLASPANALTFQTRLERVQWQVEGDQFECRLIQPIAGFGSGQFVRRAGEQAIFRLHSPERWLSTGSATLLAAAAPWQPSRSDINLGVVSVGGGDIPFNSTQAQAGRLLSGLLEGRSPVVRHRTLHRGDALEIRLLPARFAKAYEDYRACTAKLLPVNFDQVRQSQIGFPSSDVALDALGRAKLDIILQYLRADPSVNRIQLDGHSDNSGNRLVNRDLSRRRALAVQEYLIANGVPEQQITVRFHGERYPLVANSSEASRAKNRRVTLRLEREAAAAANSTETAAPSS
- the rnt gene encoding ribonuclease T, producing MSEEHFEDELEEHLPGKPRSPMARRFRGFLPVVIDVECGGFNCATDALLEIAAVTIGMDEQGLLYPQDTLFYRVEPFAGANIEPAALEFTGIKLDHPLRMAVPEQQALTDIFRSVRKAVKSAGCKRAILVGHNSSFDLGFLNAAIARCEIKRNPFHPFSSFDTATLAGLAYGQTVLAKACQAAGIDFDGREAHSARYDTEKTAELFCGIVNRWKEMGGWEEFDD
- the pyrC gene encoding dihydroorotase → MSDRLTLLRPDDWHIHLRDGAALPHTVADAARQFARAIIMPNLVPPVRNADEAEAYRQRILAARPAGSRFEPLMVLYLTDSTTPDDIRRAKASGFVHAAKLYPAGATTNSASGVTAIDNIFGVLETMAEVGLPLLVHGEVTRSEIDIFDREKYFIDEQLSRVTARFPTLKVVFEHITTRDAVQFVQAAGANVGATITAHHLLYNRNHMLVGGIRPHLFCLPVLKRNLHQEALLDAATSGSPKFFLGTDSAPHAQHAKEAACGCAGCYTAFAAIELYAEAFEQRQALDKLEPFASHFGPDFYGLPRNTDEITLVRTEWNVPASLPFGEQVVVPLRAGERLHWRLESNA